One window of the Candidatus Thorarchaeota archaeon genome contains the following:
- a CDS encoding thioredoxin domain-containing protein, which yields MTRDVRRSNRLAAEKSPYLQQHSNNPVDWYPWGEEAFEEAHRQNKPVFLSIGYSTCHWCHVMAHESFEDSEVAERLNQVFISVKVDREERPDIDKVYMQVAQMMTGRGGWPLTLVLTPDKEPFFAGTYLPKHSQGGMLGLIELTERVRELWQSDRDNIQEVVTRVKDALAAQQRHDALPSEPDIEVLNAAFDGYVARFDDKHGGFGTAPKFPSPHNLMLLLRHWKRTGNDFALYMVDKTLREMRRGGVYDHLGGGFHRYATDALWRVPHFEKMLYDQAMMALACLEAYQATGTPLFASVVRETLDFVLRELQDREGGFLSAIDADSEGQEGKFYVWSADEIRASLSDDEYRVIVTAFNVRESGNFEDEASGSPTGLNILYQTYSDEVNAKLVGLPVDQFTQLLTSAKKKLFEMRSRRTAPHVDDKVLTDWNGLMIAAMARAGAILNEREYVQSAERAADFIITRMSNGDRLLHRYRDGECAVEAFLDDYAFLILGLIELYQSTFEVKYLEQATRLSKLTVSLFWDSEGGGFFFSPASSESMLTRPKDAYDGAIPSGNSMMVLNSIRLGRLLGDESMEQTARNTLNAFADEIANMPMSHSMMLVAIDYLRGPSHEVIVAGAPDDVVTVRMIAEIRRRYLPSVMLILVGTEQQRDSITRLAPYVRFYGPINGRTTAYVCIDRTCQLPTDDVTQMLHQLGVHHL from the coding sequence ATGACACGCGACGTGAGAAGGAGCAATCGCCTGGCTGCCGAGAAGAGTCCATATCTCCAGCAACACTCCAATAACCCTGTTGACTGGTATCCATGGGGCGAGGAGGCATTCGAGGAGGCTCATAGACAGAACAAGCCAGTCTTCCTGTCGATAGGATACAGCACCTGCCACTGGTGCCATGTGATGGCCCACGAGTCATTTGAAGACAGCGAAGTCGCAGAGAGACTGAACCAAGTCTTCATCAGCGTCAAGGTAGACAGAGAGGAACGCCCGGACATAGACAAGGTGTACATGCAGGTCGCTCAGATGATGACCGGAAGGGGTGGCTGGCCTCTGACACTGGTGCTGACCCCAGACAAGGAGCCCTTCTTTGCCGGCACTTACCTGCCCAAGCACTCACAAGGTGGAATGCTAGGGCTTATCGAACTCACAGAGCGTGTGCGTGAACTCTGGCAGTCCGACAGGGACAACATACAGGAAGTGGTCACCCGTGTCAAAGACGCTCTCGCTGCACAACAGAGGCATGATGCTCTGCCCAGCGAACCGGACATCGAGGTGCTCAATGCCGCCTTTGACGGCTATGTTGCTCGATTCGACGACAAACATGGCGGATTCGGTACTGCTCCCAAGTTTCCATCGCCTCACAACCTGATGCTTCTGCTAAGGCACTGGAAGAGGACTGGAAACGACTTCGCGCTGTACATGGTCGACAAGACGCTCAGAGAGATGCGAAGGGGAGGAGTCTACGATCACTTGGGAGGTGGCTTTCACAGATACGCCACTGATGCGTTGTGGAGGGTGCCTCACTTTGAGAAGATGCTGTACGATCAGGCCATGATGGCACTGGCTTGTCTTGAGGCATACCAGGCAACGGGAACTCCACTATTCGCATCTGTGGTACGCGAGACGCTCGACTTCGTGCTGAGAGAGCTCCAAGACCGTGAGGGGGGCTTCCTGTCGGCTATCGACGCGGACAGCGAGGGACAAGAGGGGAAGTTCTATGTCTGGTCTGCTGACGAGATTAGGGCATCGCTCTCTGACGACGAATACAGAGTCATTGTAACTGCATTCAATGTCAGGGAGTCTGGTAACTTTGAGGACGAGGCCTCCGGAAGTCCTACCGGGCTCAACATCCTGTATCAGACATACTCCGACGAGGTGAATGCGAAGCTTGTCGGACTGCCAGTCGACCAGTTCACACAACTCCTCACTTCTGCGAAGAAGAAGCTGTTCGAGATGCGCAGTCGAAGGACCGCTCCTCATGTCGATGACAAGGTCCTGACCGACTGGAATGGACTGATGATAGCAGCAATGGCGCGAGCAGGGGCAATCCTCAATGAGAGAGAGTACGTCCAGTCTGCAGAACGTGCCGCAGACTTCATCATCACGAGGATGTCCAATGGTGACCGTCTGCTGCACCGCTATCGTGACGGTGAGTGTGCAGTGGAAGCGTTCCTCGACGACTACGCGTTTCTCATACTTGGCCTGATAGAGCTCTATCAATCGACCTTTGAGGTCAAGTACCTCGAACAGGCGACAAGACTCAGTAAGCTCACAGTCAGTCTGTTCTGGGACTCTGAAGGAGGGGGTTTCTTCTTCTCGCCAGCGTCATCGGAAAGCATGCTCACTCGTCCCAAGGACGCATATGACGGAGCGATACCATCGGGCAATTCAATGATGGTTCTGAACAGTATCAGACTCGGACGACTGCTGGGTGATGAGAGCATGGAGCAGACAGCACGCAATACGCTGAATGCCTTCGCTGACGAGATAGCCAATATGCCGATGAGCCACAGCATGATGCTGGTTGCCATAGACTACCTTCGCGGTCCCTCCCACGAGGTGATAGTTGCCGGGGCTCCTGATGACGTGGTGACGGTCAGGATGATAGCAGAGATACGTCGGAGGTACCTGCCTTCGGTGATGCTGATACTGGTTGGAACCGAACAGCAACGTGACAGCATAACGCGATTGGCCCCATACGTCAGATTCTATGGGCCCATCAATGGTCGTACCACGGCATACGTATGCATAGACCGCACCTGCCAACTGCCAACTGACGACGTCACTCAGATGTTACACCAGTTGGGTGTTCACCACTTGTGA
- a CDS encoding acetoin utilization protein AcuC: MRGRLVYPFSEELLAYEFSPTHPLKPDRLRLTYELSERMGLLDEVRLVQPVPATRDELEMFHSPDFVDAVMDSSNSSRIDAYHGLGTADNPVFPGIYEAATKYVGATLDGAREIVKGASNAFVISGGLHHAQRSEASGFCIFNDVVLAIMLIQKKTPCRVLYYDFDAHHGDGVQNAFYRSKDVLTISTHQTGKTLFPGTGFVYETGGGEGTGYSVNIPLLPGSGSPELIKSFEEVVVPLFESYRPDLLVTQLGVDGHYMDPLANLAFTTHGYEHVLTRLRDLSNSICRLGWLALGGGGYHILNVARLWTLFLAIMLDRKVDEQLPMDMVEACSKMHQRCPTTMRDHDRVVQMYLDRAEVELDLERTLRRVKELVFPYHGLA; the protein is encoded by the coding sequence ATGCGCGGCCGTCTTGTATATCCGTTTTCCGAAGAGCTACTCGCCTACGAGTTCAGTCCGACACATCCTCTCAAGCCGGACAGACTGAGGTTGACCTACGAGTTGTCTGAGAGGATGGGCCTGCTTGACGAGGTCAGACTTGTCCAACCAGTACCAGCCACACGAGACGAACTCGAGATGTTCCATTCACCCGACTTCGTAGATGCAGTCATGGACAGTTCCAATTCATCCCGGATAGATGCGTATCACGGGCTCGGAACAGCTGACAACCCCGTCTTCCCGGGCATCTACGAGGCGGCGACCAAGTACGTGGGCGCGACGCTTGATGGTGCGAGAGAGATTGTCAAGGGAGCATCAAACGCGTTCGTGATCTCGGGAGGACTCCACCATGCTCAGCGTAGCGAGGCATCCGGCTTCTGCATATTCAACGATGTGGTTCTTGCGATAATGCTGATTCAGAAGAAGACACCCTGCCGCGTCCTCTATTACGACTTCGATGCGCATCACGGTGATGGTGTTCAGAACGCGTTCTACAGGTCCAAGGACGTGCTGACTATCTCGACCCACCAGACAGGGAAGACCCTGTTTCCAGGCACTGGCTTCGTCTACGAGACCGGTGGAGGAGAGGGCACGGGTTACTCGGTCAACATTCCACTGCTACCGGGCTCAGGGTCACCAGAGCTGATAAAGTCGTTCGAGGAAGTTGTGGTGCCACTCTTTGAGAGCTACAGACCCGACCTGCTTGTCACTCAGCTTGGCGTGGACGGCCACTACATGGACCCGCTTGCCAACCTAGCATTCACCACACATGGATACGAGCATGTCCTCACAAGACTCCGCGACCTGTCAAACAGTATCTGCAGACTGGGCTGGCTGGCACTTGGAGGAGGTGGCTATCACATCCTGAACGTAGCCCGTCTATGGACGCTCTTTCTGGCCATAATGCTTGACAGGAAGGTAGACGAGCAGTTGCCGATGGACATGGTGGAAGCGTGCAGCAAGATGCATCAGCGGTGTCCGACCACCATGCGGGACCACGACAGGGTCGTTCAGATGTACTTGGACAGGGCAGAAGTGGAGCTGGATCTCGAACGCACACTGAGAAGAGTGAAAGAGCTTGTGTTTCCGTATCACGGACTGGCCTAG
- a CDS encoding methyltransferase domain-containing protein — protein MSKRMTPHYGNYGQNWMIGTVACLIVAGTVVTLLLGTWIGFALLGVFLTVSGVCLLLTYLVSLSRLDQRRAFDVSKLLPFRGTESALDLGCGLGKLTVGLARVLPHGLVTGIDIWETAELPGNSPERAMRNAVAEGVGDRVRFESGDITSLQYDDESFDIFAGANVFNNLRGDEMKLKALREAIRVLRAGGHLMLIEVLREPTGLLYATPLYYWMLKTRSQWEELITRAGFSHIVFNRLGDMGCFVATKGASLQDVAEST, from the coding sequence ATGAGCAAGCGCATGACGCCCCACTATGGCAACTATGGGCAAAACTGGATGATAGGCACGGTTGCGTGTTTGATAGTGGCAGGAACGGTTGTCACACTACTCCTAGGCACATGGATCGGGTTCGCACTCCTTGGGGTCTTTTTGACCGTTTCGGGAGTCTGTCTGTTGCTCACCTACCTTGTCTCATTGAGTCGGCTTGACCAGAGGCGAGCATTCGATGTTTCAAAGCTGCTACCCTTCCGCGGCACGGAGTCTGCGCTGGACCTTGGCTGCGGACTGGGAAAGCTCACAGTGGGTCTGGCGCGAGTCTTGCCACACGGTCTTGTGACAGGTATAGACATCTGGGAGACCGCCGAGCTCCCCGGCAACTCCCCTGAGAGAGCGATGCGAAATGCGGTTGCGGAGGGGGTCGGAGACCGTGTGCGCTTTGAGAGTGGGGATATCACATCCCTTCAGTATGATGATGAGAGCTTCGACATATTCGCTGGGGCGAATGTCTTCAACAACCTCCGAGGTGACGAGATGAAGCTCAAGGCCCTGAGAGAGGCAATACGTGTGTTGCGAGCCGGGGGTCATCTGATGCTCATCGAAGTCCTCAGAGAACCCACCGGCCTCCTTTATGCCACCCCTCTCTACTACTGGATGCTCAAGACGCGGAGCCAGTGGGAGGAACTGATAACGAGGGCGGGCTTCAGTCACATCGTGTTCAACCGACTTGGCGACATGGGCTGCTTCGTGGCGACGAAAGGTGCCTCTTTACAGGATGTTGCCGAGTCCACCTAG
- a CDS encoding carotenoid biosynthesis protein: MSRTIGFLAVTLFVVLSAFTAHTLWYLRGVFIVPQTVMILAIGLAGEHYVSGKGYYHYTPTNGLFIGRVPVYIPFMWVFVCQSCHLAGLWLGLGDAAALVFAGTLGFLVDFVAIEPVFSRQIGLWLWKPVDNGFFSFVPPQFNRFTAPVGNYLVWMGFPFVMGFVLDCMYKVIPLIL; this comes from the coding sequence TTGTCACGAACGATTGGTTTCCTAGCTGTCACGCTATTCGTCGTGCTTTCTGCATTCACGGCACATACTCTGTGGTACTTGCGAGGGGTGTTCATTGTACCACAGACGGTGATGATTCTAGCAATCGGACTTGCGGGTGAGCATTATGTCTCCGGAAAGGGCTACTACCACTACACGCCGACCAACGGCCTCTTCATAGGTCGTGTGCCCGTATACATTCCGTTCATGTGGGTCTTTGTATGCCAATCCTGTCACCTTGCAGGTCTGTGGTTGGGACTGGGCGATGCAGCAGCGCTGGTCTTCGCCGGGACGCTCGGATTCCTTGTTGACTTCGTTGCAATTGAGCCAGTCTTTAGCAGGCAGATTGGGCTCTGGCTGTGGAAGCCCGTCGACAACGGGTTCTTCAGTTTCGTTCCTCCGCAGTTCAACAGGTTCACCGCACCGGTGGGAAACTATCTCGTGTGGATGGGCTTTCCATTTGTGATGGGATTTGTCCTCGACTGTATGTACAAGGTGATCCCACTGATTCTGTGA
- a CDS encoding MBL fold metallo-hydrolase: protein MRYVDHGDGLFTVVGGAFPLCNTQVIDSGELSVIDPGCAIEDLRAFLRSRGRELRDVKNVMLSHIHPDHITHAVRLERLSRCRIVANEITAPLFNDKEKMKVFLGFHPGHPVREHWERLVNDRMYGALEEGRVGEVVSDGDRIALGDVTLRMLSTPGHTADHMCIEVVETKTMIAADIDCTEFGPYYGHPTSSIPSFRDSIRRLHAMDISKFLSGHATQVEIRDHRQALEAYDRQFDIREDLVLNAVVSGAKSLDDIVSDPIVYPSLSNVVFLQFERWMIEHHVKSLITKGLLREDRGVLKAT from the coding sequence GTGAGATATGTAGACCACGGAGACGGCCTCTTCACAGTCGTGGGCGGCGCATTCCCCCTCTGCAACACCCAAGTGATCGACTCCGGCGAACTGAGTGTCATCGACCCCGGTTGTGCCATAGAAGACCTCAGAGCATTCCTGAGGAGTCGAGGGCGCGAGCTTCGCGACGTGAAGAATGTCATGCTCTCGCATATCCACCCCGACCACATAACACATGCAGTACGACTTGAACGCCTTTCCAGATGTAGGATAGTCGCAAACGAGATCACAGCGCCATTGTTCAACGACAAGGAGAAGATGAAGGTCTTCCTGGGATTCCACCCCGGCCATCCTGTACGGGAGCACTGGGAGAGGCTCGTCAATGACAGGATGTACGGTGCACTGGAAGAAGGAAGAGTTGGAGAGGTCGTTTCTGATGGTGACAGGATAGCCCTTGGCGATGTCACACTCAGAATGCTCAGCACTCCGGGCCACACAGCAGACCACATGTGCATCGAAGTGGTCGAAACCAAGACCATGATTGCCGCGGACATTGACTGCACAGAGTTCGGTCCGTACTATGGCCACCCGACTTCATCCATACCATCGTTTAGGGATTCCATAAGAAGACTTCACGCAATGGACATCTCCAAGTTCCTGAGTGGTCATGCGACACAGGTCGAGATTAGGGACCATCGTCAGGCATTGGAGGCCTACGACCGCCAATTCGACATTCGAGAGGACCTCGTTCTAAACGCAGTCGTGAGCGGAGCAAAGTCGCTGGACGATATCGTCTCGGACCCCATAGTATACCCATCCCTGTCCAACGTTGTGTTTCTTCAGTTCGAACGGTGGATGATTGAGCATCATGTCAAGTCCCTGATCACCAAAGGACTACTGAGAGAAGACAGGGGAGTCCTCAAAGCCACATAG
- a CDS encoding CRISPR-associated endonuclease Cas2 — protein sequence MTQEVKALIDTNYDSIVIYVMKSEASAKKQLIGLDLSLRNLIV from the coding sequence ATGACTCAGGAGGTCAAGGCACTCATCGATACCAACTACGACTCCATTGTCATCTACGTGATGAAGTCCGAGGCATCCGCTAAGAAACAGCTCATCGGCCTTGACCTGTCACTGCGAAACCTCATCGTCTGA
- a CDS encoding radical SAM protein, with protein MRFARRDRQGRLLPPFPFDPVSLTQQTRRVVCRTEGNVTLRKYTSFYKAGVYGGIATAYSVGCNFRCVFCWVDWSRDWPEDFGVFCSPTQVYARLREVMREGGVRRARISGAEPTLCPDHLFAVLEMVHRDRDDFDLFVIETNGVVIATEDTVAETLARYASRKRSDETVGHVRLSIRGGWPKPFEEKTGCKGEYVDLPFLAAKRLWDAGVSFHVAVVVDPRFTSEEEKNEIYRRLGEIDPSVRRGVEEEYLDPYPHALVRLRAVGRTDVTGTEESNRERQARSRMPVEETGND; from the coding sequence TTGCGCTTTGCACGACGGGACAGGCAGGGAAGGCTACTGCCACCATTCCCGTTTGACCCTGTGAGTCTTACGCAACAGACACGGAGAGTCGTGTGTAGGACCGAGGGGAACGTCACTCTCAGAAAGTACACCAGCTTCTATAAGGCAGGTGTGTACGGTGGGATAGCGACGGCCTACTCTGTCGGATGCAACTTCAGGTGTGTCTTCTGCTGGGTCGACTGGTCCAGAGACTGGCCCGAGGACTTCGGTGTCTTCTGTTCGCCGACGCAAGTCTATGCCAGACTCAGAGAGGTGATGAGGGAGGGAGGAGTCAGAAGAGCGAGAATAAGCGGCGCGGAACCCACACTCTGTCCAGACCACTTATTCGCAGTACTTGAGATGGTGCATCGAGACCGAGATGACTTCGACCTCTTCGTAATAGAAACCAACGGAGTGGTGATTGCAACAGAAGACACCGTCGCTGAAACCCTTGCCCGATACGCCTCAAGAAAGAGGAGCGATGAAACCGTCGGACATGTGCGGCTGTCCATCCGTGGCGGGTGGCCCAAACCGTTCGAGGAGAAGACTGGATGCAAGGGGGAGTACGTCGACTTGCCGTTCCTCGCTGCAAAACGACTGTGGGATGCAGGCGTGTCATTCCATGTTGCGGTCGTGGTGGACCCAAGGTTCACATCCGAGGAGGAGAAGAATGAGATATACAGACGCCTAGGCGAGATAGACCCATCCGTTCGCAGAGGCGTGGAAGAGGAGTATCTGGATCCCTACCCACACGCGCTTGTTCGTCTCAGAGCTGTGGGACGGACCGATGTGACAGGGACCGAGGAGTCCAACAGGGAGCGTCAGGCCAGGAGCCGCATGCCGGTAGAAGAAACCGGCAACGACTGA
- a CDS encoding TIGR04084 family radical SAM/SPASM domain-containing protein has protein sequence MTQTVQATLSHVYSRSDHALFESNVNYHLVLTRECNLNCSYCRGGENIGATPDVQYSMDDLANFLERDPDPQLMLYGGEPTLRIPLLTSLMDRFPRSRFMLQTNGLLLHRIPEEYVRRFHSILVSIDGPETLTDHYRSRGVYRRVLENVRWLESIGYPGDKVARMAVSQETDIYEAVRHLLDLRDPTFDHVHWQLNVVWSAEGNWTDFPRWLQDSYKPRLEQLVHAWVTKMQEGVVEGIVPFLPLMYSLLTGRSSRLRCGSGIDTFVVHTDGTIGVCPISPDWEFSLVGDIWSTDPASLANVMTVDEPCPSCDHFWVCGGRCLFANKERLWGQEGFDRICTSVKHLVGCLEKEVPVVHGFIEAGTISIEEFNYPEHNNGCEIIP, from the coding sequence TTGACGCAGACAGTGCAGGCGACACTCAGTCATGTTTATTCCCGTTCCGACCATGCACTATTCGAGAGTAACGTGAACTACCATCTGGTGCTCACACGCGAATGCAACCTAAACTGCTCGTACTGCCGCGGAGGAGAGAACATAGGCGCGACGCCAGATGTCCAGTACTCTATGGACGACCTCGCGAACTTCTTGGAGAGAGACCCCGACCCACAGCTCATGTTGTATGGTGGAGAGCCGACCTTGCGTATTCCGCTCTTGACGTCTCTGATGGACCGGTTCCCTCGCAGTCGCTTCATGCTTCAGACAAACGGTCTTCTGCTTCACAGGATACCCGAAGAGTACGTTCGGAGGTTCCACTCAATCCTCGTATCGATAGACGGACCTGAGACACTCACAGACCACTATCGTTCCCGTGGGGTCTATCGAAGGGTCTTGGAGAACGTGAGATGGCTGGAGAGCATAGGCTATCCGGGTGACAAGGTGGCCCGCATGGCAGTCTCTCAGGAGACGGACATATACGAAGCGGTCAGACATCTATTGGACCTTCGCGACCCCACGTTCGACCATGTCCACTGGCAACTCAATGTGGTCTGGTCCGCAGAGGGAAACTGGACCGATTTCCCCAGATGGCTTCAAGACTCATACAAGCCTCGACTCGAGCAGCTCGTGCACGCGTGGGTGACCAAGATGCAAGAGGGGGTTGTGGAGGGCATAGTCCCCTTCCTGCCCTTGATGTACTCACTGTTGACCGGACGGAGTTCAAGACTCAGATGCGGCTCAGGCATCGACACATTTGTTGTTCACACTGACGGCACGATAGGCGTCTGTCCCATCTCTCCGGACTGGGAGTTCTCATTGGTAGGCGACATATGGTCAACAGACCCAGCATCTCTCGCCAACGTAATGACCGTGGATGAGCCATGTCCGTCCTGCGATCACTTCTGGGTCTGCGGCGGCAGGTGTCTCTTTGCAAACAAGGAGAGACTCTGGGGACAAGAGGGCTTCGATAGGATATGCACCAGCGTGAAGCACCTAGTGGGCTGCCTTGAGAAGGAGGTCCCGGTGGTGCACGGCTTCATCGAGGCGGGGACCATCAGCATTGAGGAATTCAACTATCCTGAGCACAATAATGGTTGTGAGATCATTCCCTAG
- a CDS encoding amidohydrolase family protein: MTIDIHTHLGPDRMSMSSIKAAQLDQEVDKLIQDMDTNGIQRAVLSPFGQVTTDLCLEAVRMSPDRLATACRVMPRPVDVAEEQIKKYADAGCVALSLDDQDYYPQDPAAQLLVKNAVDRGLPVFIHTYNATTETYAFIDRLSLVHQDGRFMVSHMGGLFGFSKVLPLCARDNVWMEISVTLPRLVESPLRVYLDALAQDLGVRRLVFGSENRSDYEDILASLNMLDINVEMSRCILDSNAQTILKTR; this comes from the coding sequence ATGACGATAGACATCCATACACACCTAGGACCTGATAGGATGTCCATGAGCAGTATCAAGGCGGCTCAACTTGACCAAGAAGTCGACAAGCTGATTCAGGACATGGACACGAATGGCATTCAGAGGGCTGTCCTGAGCCCCTTCGGACAGGTGACCACAGACTTATGCCTTGAGGCGGTCAGGATGTCCCCCGACCGACTGGCGACAGCGTGTAGAGTGATGCCAAGACCAGTCGATGTGGCAGAGGAGCAGATCAAGAAATACGCAGATGCTGGATGCGTGGCGCTGTCGCTTGATGACCAAGACTACTATCCACAAGACCCAGCAGCCCAGCTACTAGTCAAGAACGCAGTTGATAGAGGGCTTCCAGTCTTCATTCACACTTACAATGCAACCACTGAGACATATGCATTCATTGACCGATTGTCGCTCGTGCATCAGGATGGGAGGTTCATGGTCAGTCACATGGGTGGGTTGTTTGGGTTCTCCAAGGTGCTTCCTCTGTGTGCGCGCGACAATGTATGGATGGAGATATCCGTGACACTTCCGCGGCTTGTGGAGTCTCCTCTGAGAGTATACCTTGATGCGTTAGCTCAGGACCTCGGGGTCCGCAGACTTGTGTTCGGGTCTGAGAACCGGTCGGACTATGAAGACATACTTGCTTCGCTGAACATGCTGGACATCAACGTGGAGATGAGCAGGTGCATACTGGACAGCAACGCACAGACAATCCTGAAGACGCGCTGA
- a CDS encoding SDR family oxidoreductase, whose amino-acid sequence MSYNLAGKAAIVTGASAGLGEQFSIALAESGANIVLAARRRTLLENLAGRLESRYGVKAIPLVTDVTRESDIREMVNCCVNKLGTVDILVNNAGMFIVKPLVEQTLEDWRTVIDVNLTSAFLASREAARIMIPKRSGSIINIASVFGYGGTRFTEVGYYAAKGGLITMTKALAIELGQYGIRVNGIAPGFFPTPMSREAFASDEIREQVIRPRTALPTLAETEWIRGAVCFLASDDARYITGHILAVDGGWLAF is encoded by the coding sequence ATGAGTTACAACCTGGCAGGAAAGGCTGCTATAGTGACTGGAGCATCCGCCGGTCTGGGTGAGCAGTTCTCCATCGCCCTGGCAGAGTCTGGAGCGAACATTGTCTTGGCTGCAAGAAGAAGGACACTGCTCGAGAACCTAGCAGGCAGGCTCGAGAGCCGCTATGGTGTCAAGGCAATCCCACTTGTGACAGATGTCACACGTGAGTCTGATATCCGTGAGATGGTCAACTGCTGCGTTAACAAGCTCGGGACGGTCGACATTCTGGTCAACAACGCAGGCATGTTCATTGTCAAGCCGTTGGTCGAACAGACACTGGAGGACTGGAGGACTGTCATAGATGTGAATCTCACCTCTGCCTTCCTTGCCTCCCGTGAGGCTGCCCGGATAATGATACCGAAACGGTCAGGATCGATTATCAACATCGCCTCCGTATTTGGTTACGGGGGAACCAGGTTCACAGAAGTGGGCTACTACGCCGCCAAGGGTGGGCTCATCACGATGACAAAGGCTCTTGCAATCGAGCTTGGGCAGTATGGTATACGCGTGAACGGTATTGCTCCCGGCTTCTTTCCGACGCCAATGTCCAGGGAGGCATTCGCAAGTGACGAGATTCGAGAGCAGGTCATACGTCCAAGGACCGCTCTCCCAACGCTCGCTGAGACCGAGTGGATTCGTGGTGCTGTCTGTTTCCTTGCAAGCGACGATGCCCGTTACATAACCGGGCACATCCTAGCCGTCGATGGCGGTTGGCTGGCCTTCTGA
- a CDS encoding GNAT family N-acetyltransferase, translated as MYNYAEVTVRRATMSEVDIIKDIINEAYAPLKKQLGSTPIALKEGLDKISRHIQMGNVYVALLGDQVVGTMRASLRGKTGVIARVAVRSKFRGRRIGTVLVDYAENMLQHMGATCIEIDVYGIIENQLNFYIKHGYVKVGTGESEGEPIVIMRKELCAAEEPEDEFS; from the coding sequence ATGTACAACTATGCAGAGGTCACGGTTCGTCGTGCCACAATGTCTGAGGTTGACATCATCAAGGACATCATCAATGAGGCCTACGCCCCGCTGAAGAAACAACTCGGCTCAACCCCAATTGCCCTCAAGGAAGGCCTCGACAAGATATCGCGACACATTCAGATGGGGAATGTCTATGTGGCTCTACTAGGTGACCAGGTGGTGGGCACCATGCGGGCCAGTCTGCGTGGGAAGACCGGTGTCATCGCTAGGGTTGCAGTGCGTTCCAAGTTTCGAGGACGTAGGATTGGGACTGTGCTTGTCGACTACGCCGAGAACATGCTCCAGCATATGGGCGCGACTTGCATAGAGATTGACGTCTATGGCATAATCGAGAACCAGCTGAACTTCTACATCAAGCATGGTTATGTGAAGGTTGGTACTGGAGAGAGCGAGGGGGAGCCCATCGTTATCATGCGAAAAGAACTCTGTGCGGCTGAAGAGCCTGAAGATGAGTTCAGCTAG